A single window of Rubidibacter lacunae KORDI 51-2 DNA harbors:
- a CDS encoding NAD(P)H-dependent glycerol-3-phosphate dehydrogenase produces the protein MIERISTQVSPDDTLRAAADIAPCDSAIKTLAVIGVGAWGSALAAIAERSEHKIRMWSRRSPENLADVIAGADIVLSAVSMKGVPSVAEQVRQIGLTEGTIIVTATKGLDPKTLRTPSKIWQDAFPDHPVVVLSGPNLSKEIVQKLPAATVVASTDIPAAESVQEFFSTDTFRVYVNTDPIGTELGGTLKNVMAIASGVCDGMKLGTNAKAALLTRALPEMIRVGTTLGASAETFFGLSGLGDLLATCDSPLSRNYQVGFGLARGKTLVEILDQLEGTAEGVNTARVLVRLANQHEIPIPISRQVSRLLKGVTTPQEAVQALMERDLKPEFCDLFEDDDS, from the coding sequence ATGATCGAAAGGATTTCAACGCAAGTCTCGCCCGATGATACCCTTCGAGCAGCAGCAGATATCGCTCCCTGTGATAGTGCCATTAAGACCCTCGCCGTTATTGGTGTGGGGGCATGGGGTTCGGCCTTGGCAGCGATCGCCGAGCGAAGCGAACACAAAATTCGCATGTGGTCTCGTCGTAGCCCAGAAAATTTAGCTGATGTCATTGCCGGTGCGGATATTGTGCTTTCGGCCGTCTCGATGAAGGGCGTACCGTCAGTTGCCGAGCAGGTAAGGCAGATCGGTCTAACTGAAGGCACCATTATCGTCACCGCAACCAAGGGTCTCGATCCCAAAACCCTGCGCACGCCGTCCAAAATTTGGCAGGATGCCTTTCCCGATCATCCAGTTGTCGTGCTCTCGGGTCCGAATTTGTCTAAGGAGATCGTGCAAAAACTGCCGGCAGCAACTGTGGTTGCTAGTACCGATATTCCTGCGGCTGAAAGCGTGCAAGAATTTTTCTCCACCGATACCTTCCGCGTCTACGTCAACACCGATCCCATCGGCACCGAACTGGGAGGCACGCTCAAGAACGTCATGGCGATCGCGTCGGGAGTCTGTGACGGCATGAAGCTCGGTACCAATGCCAAGGCTGCCTTGCTAACCCGCGCGCTGCCCGAAATGATACGGGTCGGTACCACCCTCGGTGCATCGGCGGAGACTTTCTTCGGACTGTCCGGTCTAGGCGACCTGCTGGCTACCTGTGACAGCCCGCTGTCGCGGAACTACCAAGTTGGCTTCGGTTTAGCCCGAGGCAAAACCCTCGTGGAGATTCTCGATCAGTTGGAAGGAACTGCTGAAGGCGTCAACACTGCGCGCGTGCTCGTACGTTTGGCTAACCAACACGAGATTCCCATACCGATTTCCCGTCAGGTTTCTCGCCTGCTCAAGGGGGTTACTACCCCACAGGAAGCCGTTCAGGCATTAATGGAGCGCGACCTCAAGCCCGAATTCTGCGATTTGTTCGAAGACGACGACAGTTAA
- a CDS encoding MFS transporter — MRKQPFGFWQLWNMSFGFLGIQFGWTLQMANTSAIYEYLGATPEEIPLLWLAAPLSGLIVQPTIGYMSDRTWGPLGRRRPFFLIGAIFSSIALVLMPNSSTLWMAAGLLWILDTSVNVSMVPFRAFVSDLVPESQYTRGFAMQSFFIGAGAVIASLCPWMLNHIFRLQNATGVDSQVPLTVKWSYYIGAAVFLGTVLWTVLLAEEHPPKNMKDFRRRQEQSGGILGSFKGILSAIATMPAIMRQLAWVQFFSWLGIFCVFIYFPPAVSHQIFGAASESTVLYTEGIEWAGLCIGLYNAVCFVYSLALGRLSALTGRIFMHAASLLLGGIGLILLFFASDRISMLLPMACFGLTWASVLTLPYSMLSEVLPVRETGIYMGLFNTFIVIPQIVVVLGMGWVMDNLLDNDPLLAIAFGGISLLVASALTQGIRETA; from the coding sequence GTGCGGAAGCAGCCTTTCGGGTTCTGGCAGCTCTGGAATATGAGCTTCGGCTTCCTCGGCATCCAGTTCGGTTGGACACTACAAATGGCAAACACTAGCGCTATCTATGAGTACCTTGGCGCAACCCCCGAGGAGATCCCTTTGCTTTGGTTGGCGGCGCCGCTGAGCGGTTTGATCGTTCAGCCCACCATCGGCTACATGAGCGATCGCACGTGGGGTCCGCTGGGACGCAGGCGTCCGTTTTTCCTCATTGGAGCGATCTTCAGCTCGATTGCGCTGGTGCTGATGCCAAACTCGTCAACGTTGTGGATGGCAGCCGGACTGCTATGGATTCTCGACACGTCGGTCAATGTAAGTATGGTGCCATTTCGTGCCTTTGTCTCCGACCTAGTTCCGGAATCTCAATACACGCGCGGCTTTGCCATGCAAAGCTTCTTCATTGGAGCCGGTGCGGTTATAGCATCTCTTTGTCCGTGGATGCTCAACCACATTTTTAGACTTCAGAACGCGACGGGTGTTGACAGTCAGGTACCGCTGACGGTGAAGTGGTCGTACTACATCGGAGCAGCAGTTTTTCTCGGAACCGTGCTGTGGACCGTGCTGCTGGCCGAGGAGCACCCGCCCAAAAATATGAAGGACTTCCGCCGCCGGCAGGAGCAGAGTGGTGGCATCCTCGGCAGCTTCAAAGGGATTCTAAGCGCAATTGCAACTATGCCGGCGATTATGCGCCAACTAGCATGGGTGCAGTTTTTTAGCTGGTTGGGTATCTTCTGCGTATTCATTTATTTCCCACCTGCTGTCAGTCACCAGATCTTCGGTGCGGCGAGCGAGAGCACGGTACTTTACACCGAGGGCATCGAGTGGGCGGGATTGTGCATCGGTTTGTATAACGCCGTCTGTTTTGTCTATTCGCTAGCACTCGGGCGGTTATCGGCCCTAACCGGTCGCATATTCATGCATGCGGCATCGCTACTTTTGGGCGGTATCGGTCTAATCCTGTTATTTTTCGCCAGCGATCGCATATCGATGCTATTGCCAATGGCATGCTTCGGTCTGACTTGGGCGAGCGTATTGACACTCCCGTATTCAATGCTTTCAGAAGTCCTCCCCGTACGCGAAACTGGCATCTATATGGGGTTATTTAATACTTTCATTGTCATTCCACAGATTGTGGTAGTGCTGGGAATGGGCTGGGTGATGGACAACTTACTCGATAACGATCCGTTACTAGCGATCGCGTTTGGTGGTATCTCCTTGCTCGTTGCGTCCGCTTTAACTCAAGGAATTCGCGAAACGGCTTAG
- a CDS encoding NAD(P)/FAD-dependent oxidoreductase, giving the protein MRELLYIEVPVPETARVRDWLQLEWRPPCGHKLPSVEGARVRFAEGGGELSAFVWSLQRTTYLKLFADDRVPAGAARRIRRQLARALRQQFPLHYPELPAIASERSIFEELAPYFPLTVKYFGTMPSGEADLRRAYWWEQRWRARARQPQPAIPVVFRSEVDSDSDAEAAPIFDLIYIGGALGAIHAVAMARLGYRVLLVERLPFGRMNREWNISRAELRMLVDLGVLTAAECESTIAREYVDGFSKFFDANVPPALQAEILHTPTVLNVALDSERLLHLCGDNLRRAGGEIWDQTEFLRADVGTAQVTVKARHLPSGEARVASGRLAIDAMGSASPIAWQLNGARAFDSVCPTVGAVVSNFPPGVWDSRYGDVLNSHGDISRGRQLIWELFPGAGDDLTFYLFHYHQVHPDNPGSLLEMYEDFFAILPEYRRCNPASLTWKKPTFGYIPGHFSLGSRDRVVAFDRLLALGDAASLQSPLVFTGFGSLVRNLPRLSVLLDVALKGDTLRARDLQCIRAYQSNVSVTWLFSKGMMVPTGQTLPPQRINAMLNTFFGLLAQEPTEVADRFIKDRVDWLTFNRLALKAAWLNPALIGWIWEQAGAKDFLRWIGSYLAFTRDAAVGWLLRGWFPDWVRRMRPQLETRNPAVWLRLLAISYNLTAGLGIVEDVEPLLPPAPALLRSPAREGG; this is encoded by the coding sequence ATGAGAGAGCTGCTTTACATTGAGGTTCCCGTTCCGGAAACAGCACGCGTCCGCGACTGGCTGCAGTTGGAGTGGAGGCCACCATGCGGTCATAAACTCCCTAGTGTCGAGGGCGCGCGGGTAAGATTTGCCGAAGGCGGGGGCGAATTGAGTGCGTTCGTGTGGTCGTTACAGCGCACGACTTACCTCAAGCTGTTTGCGGACGATCGCGTACCTGCTGGTGCCGCCCGCCGGATCCGACGGCAGCTTGCACGCGCTCTGCGACAGCAGTTTCCGCTACATTACCCGGAGCTGCCTGCGATCGCGTCCGAGCGGTCGATTTTTGAAGAACTCGCACCGTACTTTCCGCTAACGGTGAAGTACTTCGGCACGATGCCGAGCGGCGAGGCCGACTTGCGGCGAGCATACTGGTGGGAACAGCGTTGGCGCGCGCGCGCGCGCCAACCCCAGCCCGCCATACCGGTGGTGTTCCGCAGCGAGGTCGATTCGGACTCGGACGCAGAAGCCGCGCCAATTTTCGATCTAATTTATATCGGAGGGGCATTAGGGGCCATCCATGCAGTAGCCATGGCCCGCTTGGGCTATCGCGTGTTGCTCGTTGAGCGACTGCCGTTCGGTCGCATGAATCGGGAATGGAATATCTCGCGAGCAGAACTGCGAATGCTGGTCGATCTGGGCGTGCTGACAGCAGCGGAGTGCGAAAGCACGATCGCGCGCGAGTATGTCGACGGATTTAGCAAGTTCTTCGATGCCAACGTACCGCCAGCGCTGCAGGCGGAAATTTTGCATACGCCCACAGTGTTAAACGTCGCACTCGATTCAGAGCGCTTATTGCACCTGTGCGGCGACAATCTGCGCCGGGCAGGTGGTGAGATTTGGGACCAAACTGAGTTTCTGCGGGCGGATGTAGGGACCGCGCAAGTGACTGTCAAGGCTCGACATTTACCGAGTGGGGAAGCTCGTGTTGCAAGCGGCCGCCTCGCGATCGATGCAATGGGTAGTGCTTCGCCGATTGCCTGGCAGCTAAATGGCGCGCGGGCATTTGATAGCGTTTGCCCGACAGTAGGCGCAGTAGTCAGCAACTTCCCACCAGGGGTGTGGGACTCCCGCTATGGCGACGTACTCAACTCCCATGGCGATATCTCGCGCGGTCGGCAGCTCATTTGGGAACTGTTCCCGGGGGCGGGGGATGACTTGACGTTCTACTTATTCCATTACCACCAAGTACATCCCGATAATCCTGGCTCGTTGTTGGAGATGTACGAAGATTTCTTCGCAATTTTGCCCGAGTATCGCCGCTGCAATCCTGCATCACTGACGTGGAAAAAGCCGACATTTGGCTACATTCCCGGTCATTTTAGCCTGGGCAGTCGCGATCGCGTGGTGGCATTCGATCGCCTTCTAGCGCTGGGGGATGCAGCATCGCTGCAGTCGCCGCTAGTGTTCACCGGGTTTGGTTCGCTAGTCCGAAACTTGCCCCGGTTGTCGGTGTTGCTAGATGTGGCGTTAAAAGGCGACACGCTGCGCGCAAGGGACTTGCAGTGCATCCGCGCTTATCAGAGCAACGTGTCAGTTACGTGGTTATTTTCGAAAGGCATGATGGTGCCGACCGGACAAACGCTGCCGCCTCAGCGCATTAACGCTATGCTCAACACATTTTTCGGTTTGCTGGCGCAGGAACCAACTGAGGTTGCCGATCGCTTCATCAAGGATCGCGTTGACTGGTTGACCTTCAACCGTTTGGCTTTGAAAGCTGCTTGGTTAAATCCTGCATTGATCGGCTGGATTTGGGAGCAAGCAGGGGCAAAAGATTTCCTCCGCTGGATTGGCAGCTACCTGGCGTTCACGCGCGATGCGGCCGTAGGCTGGTTGTTGCGAGGCTGGTTTCCAGATTGGGTGCGCCGAATGCGTCCGCAGCTGGAAACGCGCAATCCTGCTGTGTGGCTACGCTTGCTAGCGATCTCGTACAATCTGACGGCTGGATTAGGGATCGTAGAAGATGTCGAACCGCTGCTGCCACCTGCACCTGCGCTGTTGCGATCGCCTGCTCGGGAAGGGGGCTAG
- the lexA gene encoding transcriptional repressor LexA, whose protein sequence is MEPLTKAQQELYDWLVDYIQSQGYAPSIRQMMRAMNLKSPAPIQSRLERLRSKGYINWQEGKARTIRILQPPESGDGVPIMGAIAAGGVVEQFTDCVEHLDLAGAFQQTNCFALRVVGDSMIDDCIAEGDYAIMKRGREPQAGDIVAARVAGIGTTLKRLYFSGDKAILKASNPNYDPIEVPVDNLEVQGVLAGVWRDYNGNSQRQW, encoded by the coding sequence ATGGAGCCCCTAACGAAAGCCCAGCAAGAACTATATGACTGGCTGGTGGACTATATCCAAAGCCAGGGTTATGCGCCGTCTATTCGCCAGATGATGCGGGCGATGAACCTTAAATCTCCCGCACCGATCCAAAGCCGATTGGAGCGCTTGCGCTCGAAAGGTTACATTAACTGGCAAGAGGGCAAGGCTCGTACCATTCGGATTCTTCAGCCCCCGGAGAGTGGAGATGGCGTTCCGATCATGGGAGCGATCGCGGCAGGTGGGGTAGTCGAGCAGTTTACAGACTGTGTCGAGCACTTGGACCTGGCTGGAGCATTCCAGCAAACCAACTGTTTTGCCCTGCGAGTGGTCGGCGATAGCATGATCGATGACTGCATTGCGGAAGGTGATTATGCAATCATGAAACGCGGTCGCGAGCCTCAAGCCGGAGATATCGTTGCAGCGAGGGTGGCAGGGATCGGGACGACGCTCAAGCGCCTGTATTTTAGTGGCGATAAAGCAATTCTCAAAGCCTCGAATCCCAACTACGATCCAATCGAGGTGCCGGTCGATAATCTCGAGGTCCAGGGCGTGCTTGCCGGTGTTTGGCGCGACTACAACGGCAACAGTCAACGCCAGTGGTAA
- the dusB gene encoding tRNA dihydrouridine synthase DusB: MQIGSVTVRSRVLQAPLSGVTDRTFRRLVRRFAPESMTYTEMVNARELCHLRQLDKILDVDPDEQLLSVQLFDSRPDFIGAAARMAVEHGALTVDINMGCPVNKITRKGGGSSLLRQPDLAARLVDAAVAAVNVPVTVKTRLGWSDDEIEIVEFARRLETAGAQMLTVHARTRSQGYTGAARWEWLARVKASISIPLIANGDIVSVATAARCLEQTGADGVMCSRGTLGNPFLVGDIDRWLRFGEREPIRSPQEYLVLAKEHLIGLQSAKGDRGVRQARKHMAWYARNFCEAAKLRELLAQLESVEDGLRLLDASIEHLDQ; the protein is encoded by the coding sequence ATGCAAATCGGCTCGGTGACAGTGCGATCGCGTGTCTTGCAGGCGCCGCTTTCGGGGGTTACCGACCGCACGTTTCGGCGCTTGGTGCGGCGCTTTGCGCCCGAGTCGATGACTTATACAGAAATGGTCAATGCGCGGGAGTTATGTCATCTAAGGCAGCTCGACAAAATTCTGGACGTGGATCCTGACGAGCAGTTGCTGAGCGTACAACTGTTCGATAGTCGTCCGGATTTCATCGGTGCGGCAGCACGTATGGCAGTCGAGCACGGTGCTCTGACCGTCGATATCAATATGGGTTGCCCGGTCAACAAGATTACGCGTAAGGGTGGCGGGTCATCGCTTTTGCGCCAGCCCGACCTAGCGGCACGGTTAGTAGACGCAGCGGTTGCCGCTGTCAACGTGCCGGTAACGGTAAAGACACGCCTGGGTTGGAGCGACGATGAGATCGAAATCGTGGAATTTGCACGCCGCTTAGAAACTGCCGGTGCACAGATGCTAACCGTACACGCCCGCACGAGATCGCAGGGCTACACTGGAGCAGCCCGATGGGAATGGCTCGCACGCGTAAAAGCATCGATCTCGATTCCACTAATTGCCAACGGCGATATTGTTTCAGTGGCGACAGCAGCTCGATGTTTGGAGCAAACCGGCGCTGATGGCGTTATGTGTTCGCGCGGGACGCTCGGAAACCCTTTTCTAGTTGGCGATATCGATCGTTGGTTGCGCTTCGGCGAACGCGAACCGATACGCTCTCCACAAGAATATCTAGTACTGGCGAAGGAGCACTTGATTGGCCTGCAGTCAGCGAAAGGCGATCGCGGGGTTCGGCAAGCACGCAAGCACATGGCTTGGTATGCGCGCAACTTTTGTGAAGCAGCAAAGCTGCGCGAGTTGTTGGCGCAATTGGAAAGCGTTGAGGATGGCCTGCGCTTGCTCGATGCATCAATCGAGCACCTGGACCAATAG
- a CDS encoding trypsin-like peptidase domain-containing protein translates to MLPGEWAIAIGNPLGLNNTVKVGIVSAVGRPSSEVGVPQKRVRFIQTDAAIIPGNSGGSLLNASGEANGINTAIRMNAEGLGFAIPIEIAARIADQLVAHGSAAHPYIGVRMVTLTPGLTMELELSSGFELDLGVESGVAVVQVDDGSAAD, encoded by the coding sequence TTGCTCCCCGGAGAATGGGCAATTGCGATTGGCAATCCCTTGGGACTGAACAACACCGTCAAGGTTGGAATTGTGAGTGCCGTTGGGCGTCCCAGTTCCGAGGTTGGCGTTCCCCAAAAGCGCGTGCGCTTTATCCAGACCGATGCTGCTATTATTCCAGGCAACTCAGGCGGTTCCCTGTTGAATGCATCGGGCGAAGCGAACGGCATTAATACAGCAATTCGCATGAATGCAGAGGGGCTGGGGTTTGCAATTCCAATTGAGATTGCGGCGCGCATCGCCGACCAGCTCGTCGCACATGGGAGTGCCGCACATCCTTACATCGGTGTCCGGATGGTGACGTTGACGCCTGGATTAACCATGGAGCTAGAACTGAGCAGCGGATTTGAACTTGATTTGGGTGTTGAAAGCGGTGTCGCGGTCGTTCAGGTAGATGATGGGTCGGCAGCCGACTGA
- the cruG gene encoding 2'-O-glycosyltransferase CruG, producing the protein MTQDISPEIAGSIATGLLMLQIPATLVLLSRLLRGPGRLPPLMPKTATPEQLGATSVVVPTLNEAERIGPCLEGLSRQGCEVREIVVVDSRSTDGTPDLVRAMQHRDPRFRVIEDDPLPPGWVGRPWALHWGFHASSPKSQWFLGIDADTQPRPGLVASLLDVAETQGFDLISLAPQFVLEYPGEWWLQPALLVTLIFRSQPAGADALIPERVMANGQCFLCRRRILEELDGYSSAAASFCDDVTLARNIAARGYRVGFLDGARVFGVRMYLGAVETWREWGRSLDLKDAAQPGQVWGDLWLLSCVQALPLLASIILSLLWVTARVPSVTAALGINLGLLAMRFALLLAIAPSYTGSGPWRSLAFWLSPLADLPAVIRILLSALRRPKKWRGRAYG; encoded by the coding sequence GTGACCCAGGATATCAGTCCGGAGATAGCCGGTTCGATTGCAACCGGGCTGTTGATGCTGCAGATTCCAGCAACCTTGGTTCTGTTATCGCGGCTGCTCCGCGGCCCGGGTCGCCTGCCACCCTTAATGCCCAAAACAGCAACGCCCGAACAGCTGGGAGCCACGAGCGTTGTCGTTCCGACTTTAAACGAAGCCGAGCGGATCGGACCCTGCCTGGAGGGGTTGAGTCGACAGGGATGTGAAGTGCGCGAAATTGTGGTTGTCGACAGCCGTTCGACCGATGGAACGCCGGACTTGGTCAGGGCGATGCAGCATCGCGATCCGCGTTTCCGGGTTATAGAGGACGATCCGCTGCCGCCAGGATGGGTGGGGCGTCCGTGGGCGCTGCATTGGGGCTTTCACGCGAGTTCGCCGAAAAGCCAGTGGTTTCTTGGCATCGACGCTGACACGCAGCCGCGACCGGGATTGGTGGCCAGCTTGCTTGACGTAGCTGAGACTCAGGGCTTCGACTTGATATCGCTAGCGCCCCAGTTCGTGTTGGAATATCCCGGTGAGTGGTGGTTGCAGCCAGCATTGCTCGTCACGCTTATCTTTCGCAGCCAGCCAGCAGGGGCCGACGCACTCATTCCCGAGCGCGTCATGGCCAACGGCCAATGTTTTCTCTGTCGTCGACGCATTCTTGAAGAATTGGACGGTTATAGTTCTGCTGCCGCCTCGTTTTGTGATGATGTCACGCTAGCCCGCAATATTGCGGCTCGCGGCTACCGGGTCGGTTTCCTCGATGGCGCGCGCGTCTTTGGAGTGCGAATGTACCTAGGAGCTGTCGAAACCTGGCGCGAGTGGGGGCGCTCGCTCGACCTCAAGGATGCAGCTCAACCAGGTCAAGTGTGGGGTGACCTGTGGTTGCTTTCCTGCGTACAAGCTCTGCCGCTGCTGGCATCGATAATACTGTCGCTGCTATGGGTGACGGCGCGTGTCCCGAGCGTAACGGCCGCACTCGGGATTAATCTTGGATTGCTCGCAATGCGCTTTGCCTTGCTGTTGGCGATCGCGCCCTCCTACACGGGGAGTGGTCCCTGGCGATCGTTAGCATTTTGGCTGTCGCCGCTGGCAGACTTGCCAGCCGTAATACGGATCTTGCTTTCAGCCCTACGCCGACCCAAGAAATGGCGGGGAAGGGCCTATGGTTGA
- the cruF gene encoding gamma-carotene 1'-hydroxylase CruF: MSVLRSTERVMLGGHLLAMLFGLAGLILVLPNQAFITSLPPVGQSALSWSMAGGGVVYMLMGAAAVFLYACRTLGLWHCAGFLVPAVALSLGSELLGTSTGFPFGDYRYLSGLGYKIAGLVPFTIPLSWFYVGFAAYLLARAALSARGVCGWRQVAGAIAIGSLLLTAWDLVLDPAMSQTAVPFWVWDRPGAFFGMPYQNFLGWAGTGALFMLVSSLLWLKKPVRFPYDQLGLPLAIYLGNLLFGIALSLAAGLWQPVLLSTVLALIPAIALYLLASSPGSDLPNDSGTSMLSVASMGVLHK; this comes from the coding sequence ATGAGCGTATTGCGAAGTACCGAGCGGGTTATGTTGGGCGGTCACTTGCTAGCGATGCTGTTCGGATTGGCAGGGTTGATCTTGGTGCTGCCGAACCAGGCTTTCATCACGAGCCTGCCGCCTGTGGGTCAGTCTGCATTGTCATGGTCCATGGCTGGGGGCGGAGTCGTTTACATGCTGATGGGCGCCGCAGCAGTATTCCTTTATGCATGCCGCACGCTCGGACTCTGGCACTGTGCTGGTTTTTTAGTACCTGCAGTCGCGCTCTCACTCGGCAGCGAACTGCTGGGAACGAGTACAGGATTCCCGTTTGGGGACTATCGCTATCTCAGTGGCTTGGGTTACAAGATCGCCGGACTAGTCCCGTTCACAATCCCCTTATCCTGGTTTTACGTAGGCTTCGCGGCGTACTTGCTGGCGCGCGCAGCTCTATCCGCACGCGGGGTTTGCGGCTGGCGTCAAGTTGCTGGTGCGATCGCGATCGGATCGCTGTTACTGACAGCGTGGGATTTAGTGCTCGACCCGGCTATGAGCCAGACGGCAGTTCCATTCTGGGTATGGGATCGGCCCGGAGCGTTTTTCGGCATGCCCTATCAGAACTTCCTGGGCTGGGCTGGGACGGGAGCTTTGTTTATGCTCGTCTCATCGCTGTTGTGGCTGAAGAAGCCCGTGCGGTTTCCCTACGATCAGCTGGGACTGCCATTAGCAATTTACCTTGGCAATCTGCTGTTCGGGATTGCACTGAGTTTAGCGGCGGGATTGTGGCAGCCGGTGTTGCTATCAACTGTTTTGGCATTGATCCCGGCGATCGCGCTGTACTTGCTGGCATCGTCGCCCGGTTCGGATCTCCCCAATGATTCCGGAACATCCATGCTGTCTGTCGCCTCGATGGGAGTGCTGCACAAGTGA
- a CDS encoding GNAT family N-acetyltransferase has protein sequence MTPAATDPADVLVRPVRFRDLDFLHAIAQAKDTAGGNDPDRQLEQMRRWFGPLKVLRWFPNPAQHALCISVAEQDDRAVGAIHVAPFNKQSSTWRVERVCVSPDANLGDVGSVLLRHCLETIWEARTWVLEVDVSDQQELGLYRRNGFQPLAQLTYWAIASEPLAQIAQNQPRLPNLLPAGNADAQLLYQLDTVSMPPLLRQVFDRHIDDFRTNILQAISRRVRQWFGNVEFVRGYVFEPQRKAAIGYFQLALCRDGSHAHAADLTVHPAYTWLYPELIAQMAQVAQTAPPQSLQLVSADYQPEREAYFEQLAAERIAHALLMSRSVWHKLREAKPAPALDRLQLSGMLQGLQPRRTPIPSRLPWLRTAFAQRLLGGSSRMQGSCQDGNDRVEPATNHPCNRPPSS, from the coding sequence ATGACTCCGGCTGCAACCGATCCCGCCGATGTGCTTGTGCGTCCCGTTCGGTTTCGCGACTTAGATTTCCTCCATGCGATCGCGCAAGCGAAGGATACGGCAGGTGGCAACGACCCCGACCGCCAGCTCGAACAAATGCGGCGTTGGTTCGGACCGCTGAAAGTGTTGCGTTGGTTCCCCAATCCAGCCCAACACGCTCTCTGTATCAGCGTTGCCGAGCAAGACGATCGCGCAGTTGGCGCAATCCACGTTGCTCCATTTAACAAACAGAGCAGTACCTGGCGCGTCGAGCGGGTTTGTGTTTCTCCCGATGCCAATCTCGGCGATGTCGGTTCGGTGCTGCTGCGCCACTGTCTAGAAACAATTTGGGAAGCGCGCACGTGGGTTTTGGAAGTCGATGTCAGCGATCAGCAGGAATTGGGGCTTTACCGCCGCAATGGATTTCAACCCCTGGCCCAGCTGACCTACTGGGCAATTGCCTCTGAACCACTGGCGCAGATCGCGCAGAACCAACCGCGCCTGCCGAATTTGCTTCCGGCCGGTAATGCCGATGCTCAGTTGCTTTACCAGCTCGATACGGTGTCGATGCCGCCCCTGCTCCGCCAGGTCTTCGATCGCCACATCGATGATTTCCGCACGAATATCCTGCAAGCGATTAGCCGACGTGTCCGCCAATGGTTCGGAAACGTCGAGTTCGTGCGCGGTTACGTTTTCGAGCCCCAACGTAAAGCCGCGATCGGGTATTTCCAGTTGGCTCTTTGCCGCGACGGCAGTCACGCTCATGCAGCTGACTTAACCGTTCATCCCGCATACACGTGGCTGTATCCTGAGCTAATCGCCCAGATGGCACAGGTCGCCCAGACTGCACCACCGCAATCGCTGCAGTTGGTTTCCGCTGACTACCAGCCCGAGCGCGAAGCTTACTTCGAACAGCTGGCAGCCGAGCGCATTGCTCACGCGCTCCTCATGTCGAGGTCGGTCTGGCACAAACTCCGCGAGGCAAAGCCAGCCCCAGCGCTCGATCGCCTCCAGCTTTCGGGCATGTTGCAGGGATTGCAACCGCGTCGTACGCCGATTCCAAGCCGCTTGCCTTGGTTGCGAACCGCCTTTGCCCAACGCCTATTGGGCGGGAGCAGCCGCATGCAAGGCTCTTGTCAGGACGGTAACGATCGCGTCGAACCTGCAACCAATCACCCATGCAATCGCCCCCCCTCTTCATGA
- the ruvX gene encoding Holliday junction resolvase RuvX: MVERVSALGLDVGQRRVGVAGCDGTGLIASELTTIRRTSFTRDVEQLQQLIDARGVRLLVVGMPYTLDGNSGVQARAVSDYAERLGAALQVPVEFVDERLTSVEAEAQLRSNRRFSPRRDKAAIDARAAAIILQQWLDRRRSGS; the protein is encoded by the coding sequence ATGGTCGAGCGAGTCTCAGCGCTAGGATTGGATGTCGGTCAGCGGCGTGTCGGCGTAGCCGGTTGCGATGGTACGGGGCTGATCGCTTCCGAGCTCACGACTATTCGGCGGACTTCCTTCACCCGCGATGTCGAGCAGTTGCAGCAGCTCATTGACGCTCGCGGCGTCCGACTGCTTGTAGTTGGCATGCCCTACACCCTTGATGGCAACTCAGGAGTTCAAGCTCGTGCTGTATCTGATTACGCCGAGCGCCTAGGTGCGGCGCTGCAGGTGCCCGTGGAGTTCGTCGACGAGCGCTTGACTTCCGTAGAAGCCGAGGCGCAGCTACGCAGCAACCGCCGCTTTTCCCCGCGTCGCGACAAAGCTGCGATCGACGCTCGCGCTGCAGCCATCATTCTTCAACAGTGGCTCGACCGACGGAGATCTGGAAGTTGA
- the rpsO gene encoding 30S ribosomal protein S15, producing MTLTQERKQQLISGFQVHETDTGSADVQVALLTARIKSLTEHLKANKKDHASRRGLLKMIGRRRRLLGFIYKEDPERYQRLIASLGIRR from the coding sequence ATGACCCTGACCCAAGAGCGCAAACAACAATTAATTTCCGGCTTTCAAGTTCACGAGACCGACACGGGCTCGGCAGATGTTCAGGTCGCGCTGTTGACCGCACGCATTAAGAGCTTGACCGAGCACCTTAAGGCCAACAAAAAAGACCACGCCTCGCGGCGCGGGCTCTTAAAGATGATCGGCCGGCGGCGTCGCCTCCTTGGCTTCATCTACAAAGAAGACCCCGAGCGCTACCAACGCTTGATTGCCAGTCTTGGAATCCGTCGTTAG